GGCTTCTGACTATTAAGTCCATTAGGAATTTACCGGGAAATGCATCGGGTTTGATATTTGTGCAGCGGCGATCGAGCCAATAGGGACGATCGAGGGGGAGAATGTATGAATATCCTGTTGAACAGACTGTTCCACGTCGAACCCGGAGAATGGACAAAGCTCCTTCAATTTGGGCTTTTTGGGCTGATGCTCCAGATTGGGCTGGGCCTCGGATTCAGTGCGGGCGACGCGGCCTTTCTGACCCATGTCGGCGCGGACAAATTGGCTGTGGTGTTCCTGCTGACGCCTGTGGTGATGGTCGCCTACACACTGATCTTTGCTTATCTGCTCGTCCGCTACTCGATCAATCACGTCATCGACATCACCCTCGCCATGCTGATCGGTGGGGGCATCCTGTTCTGGTTGCTGCTTGGCGCAAAGCTGCCCCTCTTTTGGCAGACCACGGTCTATTACGGTCTCAAACTCTATCTAGGGATGTGGTATATCGCACTATATTCCCTGTTCTGGAATTTCACGGACACCTATTTCAATATCCAGGACGGAAAGCGGCTGTTCCCCCTGTTTGCCGCCTGTTGCGCGCTGGGGACCACCCTTGGCGCCTTGATCGTCAGCCAGTTTGCAGGCGTGATTCCCTTGCGCGGTTTCATGCTGATCTGGGCGGCAATCGCGATGGCGACCGTGCCGGTTGCGCGATCGCTCCGCCGACGCTGGCAGAGCATTGCAGACAGCGATACCGATCTTGACGACCAGATCGGCGATGTCCGCCTCCAACTCACGCAGGTAATAGATGCGTTCAAGACATCATCCTACACGCTAAGACTCGCGATCGGCCTGTTCGTCATGCTGCTGCTGACCAATTTGGCTGAATTCCAGTATTCGGCAGTGCTTCAGGTCGGTCGGAGCGAGGCCGAACTCGCGACATTGCTCGGTAAACTCTACGCCGCATCGCATATCTTCAATGTTTTTATCTGTCTGTTTGTGTTCAACCGTCTGGTGGGGCGAATTGGTGTACGCAATGTGTCGCTCATTTTGCCCCTCACCTACTTCACGGTCTTTGGATATTTCTTTCTGGCGGGGGGCGCAGGCGCAGCGCTGGCCGCCTTTTTTGCCTATCATGGTGTCCTCACATCAATCGAGTACAACAACCAGAATCTGCTGTTCAACGCCGTTCCTTCGGCGGTCAAAAGACCGCTGCGGACGATCCTCGAAGGGTTTTGCGAGCCGCTGGCGAGTTTGGTCGCAGGCGGTTTCCTGGTGTTTGCCGCGACACGGACAGATATGCGCGAACTGTCCGGCATCGGCGTGATCCTTTGCCTGCTTCTGATCGCTATCGTCATTGCGATTCGGCACCAATATCCCGTGGCGATGGCAGCGAATATGCGTCGTGGCTGGCTGAATTTCAGCGATCGGCGCGCACTGGTCACAGCCGCAGACGCAGAGGAATTACCCGCAAACTGCGAACAGTCCATCGCCGAACTTCTGGATCAACTGACGCACCGCGATGCGACACTTCGCAAGACAGCACTCACCGCGCTTCATGCAACAGTGATGCCCGGCGATATTGCAATCGTGCCCCGGTTGATTGCGGCGACGGGCGATCTTGAACGGCACGAAAGAGAGTCGATCATCACCCTGTTGGGCATCATTGGAGACGTGGCCGCAATTCCCGATATCCTGATACTTGCCTCCACACTCAGCCCGCGTGAGCGCCGTCAAACCGCCTCAATGCTCATTTCCATGGGCGAAACGGCTATTCCCGGACTGACCAGCTTTCTGGCTGATTATGCCCTGCCCGTCCGAGCGCGCTCGATTGCCGCGCGCGCACTGGTCTCGCTGTCTCAAGCGCAGTTTGCTTCTCAGTTCGAGCGGCTTGTGCGTGATGAGCTGCACGGGGCGCATCGGCTAATAAACACGGCAGCACAGTTTGATTCTCAACGTGCCCGCTCTCCTGCAATTGGACTGCTTGCGCGTTTGCACAGGGAACGCATTGACGGTTCGGTCGATTTCGCGCTGGAACTGCTCGCTCTGGGCGGCACGCTTCCGGATTTCGATTTGTTGATCGTATCCCTGCATTCGGCCAACACCAAAGTCCGGGGCAACGCGATCGAGGCGATCGAGAATGGCGTAAACCATGCGATCTTTCGGCTATTGGCACCCTTGATTAACAGGCGCAGCGAAGTGTCGAGGATTGAGCATAACGAGGAGGATTTTATCGACCTTGTGACGAATGCCCTGACATCCGGCAATGATTGGGAAACAGCACTGGCGGCACAGGCACTGGCCGATTGTCTTCCGCATCGCGCTCTCGCTGGTCATCTACGCGCGGTCTTGAAGCCCGATGTCACACCGATGGTCCGGGAATTGGTGGCGACTCTGCTAAAACTTGACGCCATCACCGCGCCCACGATCGTCGATCGGGTCAACGCTCTGCGGACGATACCGGGCTTTGCATATGCCTCAATGGATGCGCTGGTCGCCTTGGCAGGACGACTCCAAATCACAGATCAGGCCCAAATGCCGGGTATGCGCTTTGAAGTGGGCGACACGACTTTCGGGCTGGATAATCGGGATGTTCGAGAGGTTGCCACACGCTATGCCGATCTCGCGCTGACGATGCTCAAGGCGCAGGATAATCGCAGCTATGCGGGGTGAAGGCGTTGCGATCCAGTCGCTCCTCATGCGGACTTTCGTTCCGGCCGTCACCGTCATGGCCATCATCATGGCGATGCTCGTTTATGGTCGGGTCTACGCGATCATCCTTGACGGGTTCGATCGCAAGCTGGTCATCACCAGCACGCTCACCGGCGCGCTCATCGACCCGGTAGACCATGAAAATCTGGCAGCGATCGCGCGGAGGGGTGTTCAAGATACCGCTGTCGGGCGGTCGGCGGAATATCTGCGCAATGTGCAGCCGATGCGGAAGATCCGCAACCAGTTGCAACTCACCTACCTATACACTCAGGTCTTTGGACGCACGCAGGACATCGCCTACATTCTCGACAGTAATATCGACAAAGAACATTCGTCGCTGGGTTCAGAAGACAACCTGCCTAAAGGCACGCTGGGGGATCTGCGCGCAGCAATAACGGCGGGACGGGTCCATGTCTCGCCGATCGAATATCAGCAACAATGGGGGCTGCTGAAAACCGCGACTGCACCAATGCGAACGAGTCAGGGTCAGATCGCCGCCATGGCGGGCGCGGACGTGAATATTTCGGTGATCCGGGTGGCGACACAGAACGCACTGTTCGCCAGCGCTTTGATCGGCATCATATCGCTCGTCATCTGCACACTGGTCGTGCTCGTCATTGTTTCACGCGTTGCGCGGCCCATCGAACGCCTGAAACTTGAGGCGTTACGGATCGCAACTGGTGACCATGCGCGTCCCGACCATCTTACAGGCCCGCGTGAGGTAACGAAATTGCGCGACGCGCTGTTCGGGATATCCCTTAAAATGAGGTCAAAACTGCTGGCCGCACAGGAAGCCAGTGCGCGTCATGAACAGAAAAATGCGCGGCAATTGCTGGAAGATGCGCTTGTCAGCGACGGCACATCGCCCGTTACATTGGTCGATAATGACGCCTTGCTCGTAATCTGGCTGGGCAGCACGGAGGAGCGGCTCGATCAAATGCTGCATCGACGCGCGATGATCGCACTGGCCCGGCGGATCGAACAGACGCCAACACTGTCCGTTGCATGGGAAATGCTGGCCGACGGAGCGCATGGCGGGATATTGGTTTTAGACCGGCAGGCACTTTCTCTACATCTGAAGGGGGAAGCGATCGTTTCCATCCATGTCGGTGGCGAAGACGGAACGGACGTGCCGATGCGGCCGGGGCAGAAAATCACGCTTACGGGCAACGAAGATTTGTGCCTGACAGACGGAGCAATTCCCCTGAAGTGGCGGCCGGGCGCATGAACGGGGTGGACCTGGCGACGACGATAGCCGCGCTGCGTGCAATCAGCCCCTTTTCCCTGCTCGGTGCGGGCGAAATACTGCTGATTGCGGAACAGGCACGGCAGCGGAAATTCGCGGCGGGGCATATGCTGATCCCCGCGGGCAGTGTCGCCGCGACCCTGTTCGTGGCGATCGACGGCGTTGCGGAAACGACCATTGGGCCAGTGGGGGCCGTTTTCGACGTGCCCGGCTTGCTATTCGGACTGGGCGCCCGTGCGGATGTCCGTGCCGGAGCAGGCGGCCTTACAGCGCTTGTCATCGCCAAGCCGCATGTCTTCACCATCGCCCGCGAATGCCCCGAATTCATCGTTGGCTTGCTCGATGCTCCGTCAGGCGATCGGGAATGAACATCCGCCTTACCATTCTGTCGCTAAGTATTCCGCTCTTTCTTCTGCTGGTCGGCTTGAACGGCGCGCTGTTGTTCGATCAGGAAACAACGGAGATGAAGCAGGCGCTGGGCGATCAGGCCGTCGCCGCAGCGGTCACGGTGTCAGCGTTTGCAGCTACCGCCCCGGACCCCGTCCGCTACCTGACGCAACCGGCACGGCGCGCGTCCGTGCAGAAAGCGACTATGGAAGTTACGGAGTTAAAGGCGCTGTATCTCGTGCGGTCCCGCACTATCGTGGCGCACCTGATCCCCGCCTCCGCGACCATCGACGCCGCCCGCCTTCATGCCCCCGCAGCGCCGGTTGCACTTCCCATCGAAACGAACTCCGCGGGGCGACGGGTCGTTGCGGCGTTGGCACCGGTTTCCCCCGACATGTTCATCGTCAGCGAGGTGGATGCCGAGCCACTCTATGCACGCATCGCTGCGCTAAAACGATTACTCCTTCTGCTCCTGATCTCCGCAGGGGTAATCGGCGGCGGCCTCGCCCTGCTGGTCGCGCGGCGGGTGACGCGCGAACTGGCGCTTAATCGAGCCATGATTGCCGCGATAGCGCGGGACGCTGCGCCCCCGCCCGCCCCGGTGTTGATGATCCGGGAAACACGCGACCTGGCGGCTGCGGTGGGCCTGATGGGTGCCAGCCTTGCGGCCGGACTTGAACGGGACCGGCGCGCAATGATCGAACTGGATCTGCTGCGTGACGAAACCGCCAGCGTGGCCGCTTATCACCAGGCAGCGTTCGCGCCAGTGTCATGGCATAGCGCGGGCGTTACGGTGGAGGTTCGGATGTTGGGCGATGCGCCGGCTGGCTGTTTCTTTGCTCTTTGCAAAGGTCATGACGGGAAACATGGTGCACTTGTAATGGGCGAATGCACCGCGAGCACACCCGCGACGGCGCTGGCGCAAGCACTGGCGGCACGGCGCTTTTTTGAGGGGCATACGGGCGCAGGAAACACTGTGAAATGTGTCGCGATAGCGCGCGACGCCTTCGAACTGGCGCGTATCGTCTGGGTTGACTGGACCGACAGCGAGACGGTGACAGCAACGAGGACATTGGCCCTGCTCGACGACAAGAGCACCCAACGCGCCGCCGCCTATGTCCATCAGATGGGAATGCTCGATCCGGATGCATTGATGGGCGATCTAACCGCGCTGCTGCCCGTTTGTGGCGTACTGGCGGTTCTCGGTCGCCAGCGGCCCGTCAACTGATGCTGCTGAGCGCCGCTTCGACATCCGCTTCTATCTGAAAAATGGTGGAAAAACCGCTGATATCGAACACCTCCTGCACGGATTCGGACAGCCCTGACAGCACCAGCCTGTGACCGCTGGACTTCGCCGTCTTCGCGCCCTTCAGCAGCACTCGAAGCCCGGCCGAACTTACATAGGCAACTTCGGCGAGATCGATAATCGTGGCAGCATTGGCCTGCACTCGCGCAGGCAGCACGGCTTCCAATGTGATGGCAGTGTTGCTGTCCAGTCGACCCACCGGAGAAATGACGAGCGCGTTGCCCCGGATATCTTCGCTGATGTGCATGGGATTCCTTTGAAGGCTGGACGAACTGCGAGAAGAAGTATCGCGGAGATTGAGATATTTTTCCACTCGATTAAGCTGCTGTGGCGAATTCCCGCAGATATCCTTGAAGGGCGGGCGATATGGTAGCTGATTTTTCCCGAACCCTTTCCGGCGACACGACGGCATTCGTTGCCTTGCTCGAAGCGATCGAAGTTTACCTGAAGGAGCATGACGTCCCGGACTTACCGAGGGGGCGACTGATGATCGCTTTCGACGAAGTGATCAGCAACATCCGAAACCACGGCGGCGCACAAGGGCACACGCCAAGAATAGACGTGCGGATTGCCATCGGCGATCGGTCGGTCGAGGTGGAAATCCGTGACGATGGCATCGCGTTCGATCCGGTCGATCTGAAAACACCCGACACCAGTCTTTCAATCGAAGAGCGCGAAATCGGCGGGCTCGGTATTCATCTGGTCCATGCGTTGATGGATGAGGTTCGGTATGAGCGGCAAGACGGTGTTAACCTGCTACGATTAAGTTTGGGCTTTCGCTTGCCTTGACCTTTGTCGAGGAAATGGATCATCGGGCGGACAAAGGGATCGACATGTTTTCGATGGCGTCAGCAGTTTTCGCGCACGACGATACAGATGCCGAAATCATCGAGATCGCCTTTCTCGATGATGCCTGCGGACTTGGCATCCGCGCGACTGCCGCAATTTCCGGGGGCAGCGAAATTCACACGTTTGTCGGATCGATATCTTCGGAGGTCAGTCAGCACAGCCTGCAAGTGAGTGATCGTCGGCATATCGCTGAGACACAATATATTGGCTATCTCACTCACGGCTGCGTGCCGAACAGCCGACTGGACATGACGCGCTTTGCACTGATCGCGATCAGCGACATTGCGCCCGGTGATGTCCTCACCATCGACTATTCAGCGACCGAAGACCGGCTTTACCGCCAGTTCCCCTGTCACTGCGGAGCGACAGGGTGCCGCCGTTGGGTTACGGGACGCGCAGAAACTCCCGATACGGCCGCCATGACGTATCTCAACACACTGATATCCCAAACGGCATGACCGCCTTTTGGTGGGAACGCCACGACCTGCGCTATTCGGAACGGCGACTATTCTTCGCCGGTCATGATGTCGCAACGCTGGCGGACAGAGCGGACGGCCCCCTGTTCCTGTACAGCGCGGCAAGGGTTTGTGAAAACTTGGAACGGCTTGAGAGTGCGCTCGCCAGCACCGGCTGTCCGCATCGCATCTACTATGCGATGAAGGCCAATCGCTTTGAACCGTTGCTGGAAATGCTGGCATCGAACGGTGGATGCGGTATCGATGTCTGTTCACCGGGAGAACTGGACCATGCGCTGGCGTGCGGTTTTGCGGCACGCGATATCAGCTTTACGGGGACCGGCGTTTCAAACCGCGATCTCGACCGGATTTTGGTACATTCCGAACTCACGATCAATTGCGATTCAATCGGCATGATTCGCCGAATTGGTGAGCGTTCGCCAGGACGTGCGGTCGGCGTGCGTGTCAATCCCGGACTCGGCATCGGCTATGGCGACAGTGAGCGGTTAATCTATGCCGGGGCGCGGACAACCAAATTTGGGATCTATCGCGAGCAATGGCGCGAAGCTCTGGCTATGGCCCAAGTTCATGGATTGACGGTCACCAGCCTGCATTTCCACGTCGGCTGCGGCTATCTGTCACAGCAATTGGGCCGGTGGGAAGAAGCGCTCATAGCATCGCTTTCTTTTCTGGATGACCTTCCCGACGTGCAGACAGTCAATATCGGTGGTGGACTGGGGCTGCCCCACTGCGCTTCCGACACCCCTCTCGACCTCCCTCGCTGGTCCGCCATTCTTCGACGGCATTTTCAGAACAGGAACGTAACTGTCGCGGTTGAGCCGGGCGATTATCTGGTGAAGGATGCCGGGCTTTTGCTGCTGACCGTTACCGATGTCGAGCAAAAGCGGGATACGCTGTTCGTTAGCGTCGATGGTGGTTTCAATCTTCACCCCGAACCTGTTTATTACGACCTCCCCTGCGAACCCGTTGCCTGCCTGCCGCGCGACACCGATCCGGCAGCCTGGCAAGCCGTAACGATTGCCGGCAACATCAATGAGGCCCTCGATCTTTGGGCCCAAGACCACCCGATGCCGACATTGCAGGAAGAGGACCATATCGCGCTCCTCAATGCTGGCGGCTATGGCGCGGCGATGAGTTCAAACCACTGCATGCGCGGCAATTTTGTGCAGAAGCTTCTGCCTCATACTTCTAATTCATAAATCTTCGCCGATGCCTGTTGAGACGTTACCCTGACTGCCACTCTCCACGCTGCATTTCGCGAATACCGATAAGCAAAATACAACGCCGCATTAACCCGATCCTAACGCCGTAAACATAGCATGAATCATGGCTACTCAGGGCAATCGGATGAATTCTTCTACGGCGTGTGCGAACGCATCTTCGGCTACCCTCGGCATTCAGCACAATGCGCCTGCGAATCTTGATACCAATGAGCCGATGCAGTCCAGAGACAGTCATCGTAAAGGGGGATCAAACCTAAAACTGCGTGACCTCTGGCCTGCCGTCGCGCTTTTTTTCGTCGGCATGATGGCGCTCCTCATCGCCACGCTCTCCCCATCTGGAAAAGATGGTCAATATGCCGTGGTCGCGCCCCCCTGGTATGGGCTCGGCGACACCGTCACGCTGATACAAAAGGCTGATGGCGGCATAGTCGACATGGGAGGTCCTGCGAACATTATCATCGCCCATTCGGAAAACCCGGATTTTGTTCGCGCGCTCTATAGCGCGGGCGCGTGGCTCGTCGTCGATCCGATGAAGCTGCGGGGCTGCGTCGGCTTCCGGTCGGAAGCTCAATGATGTCCGAACTCGACAAACTCCGCGCCCAATTTGGTCGATTTCTAGTCATTCTCTTTTGGTTGCACGTCCCGCTCCTGGCGCTCGTGGCGACTATGGTGGGGCGTTCGCCGGTGGAAGCCGCACTGGCCGGTACCTTGCTTGCGGGTGCCTATCACCTCACATGGCGGCGCAACGGTACCGCACCTGCCACTCGCTATCTGTCCGCCGTCGCGCTGATGGGGGAGCCGGCGCTGCTGGTCTATCTGCTGTCGGGCAATGCCTGGCAGATGGATATGCACATGTATTTCTTCGCCACACTAGCGCTGACAATCGCGTGGTGCGACCGGAGAGCCGTTCTGGTGGCTGCCGCTGCGGTCGCGATCCACCATCTGTTGCTAGAATTGATCCTGCCCTATGCCGTGTTCCCCGGTGGCGGCGATTTGGAACGCGCCGTCCTCCATGCCGCTATCATTGCATTCCAGACGGCA
The DNA window shown above is from Sphingomonas paeninsulae and carries:
- a CDS encoding MFS transporter; protein product: MNILLNRLFHVEPGEWTKLLQFGLFGLMLQIGLGLGFSAGDAAFLTHVGADKLAVVFLLTPVVMVAYTLIFAYLLVRYSINHVIDITLAMLIGGGILFWLLLGAKLPLFWQTTVYYGLKLYLGMWYIALYSLFWNFTDTYFNIQDGKRLFPLFAACCALGTTLGALIVSQFAGVIPLRGFMLIWAAIAMATVPVARSLRRRWQSIADSDTDLDDQIGDVRLQLTQVIDAFKTSSYTLRLAIGLFVMLLLTNLAEFQYSAVLQVGRSEAELATLLGKLYAASHIFNVFICLFVFNRLVGRIGVRNVSLILPLTYFTVFGYFFLAGGAGAALAAFFAYHGVLTSIEYNNQNLLFNAVPSAVKRPLRTILEGFCEPLASLVAGGFLVFAATRTDMRELSGIGVILCLLLIAIVIAIRHQYPVAMAANMRRGWLNFSDRRALVTAADAEELPANCEQSIAELLDQLTHRDATLRKTALTALHATVMPGDIAIVPRLIAATGDLERHERESIITLLGIIGDVAAIPDILILASTLSPRERRQTASMLISMGETAIPGLTSFLADYALPVRARSIAARALVSLSQAQFASQFERLVRDELHGAHRLINTAAQFDSQRARSPAIGLLARLHRERIDGSVDFALELLALGGTLPDFDLLIVSLHSANTKVRGNAIEAIENGVNHAIFRLLAPLINRRSEVSRIEHNEEDFIDLVTNALTSGNDWETALAAQALADCLPHRALAGHLRAVLKPDVTPMVRELVATLLKLDAITAPTIVDRVNALRTIPGFAYASMDALVALAGRLQITDQAQMPGMRFEVGDTTFGLDNRDVREVATRYADLALTMLKAQDNRSYAG
- a CDS encoding HAMP domain-containing protein, whose product is MRGEGVAIQSLLMRTFVPAVTVMAIIMAMLVYGRVYAIILDGFDRKLVITSTLTGALIDPVDHENLAAIARRGVQDTAVGRSAEYLRNVQPMRKIRNQLQLTYLYTQVFGRTQDIAYILDSNIDKEHSSLGSEDNLPKGTLGDLRAAITAGRVHVSPIEYQQQWGLLKTATAPMRTSQGQIAAMAGADVNISVIRVATQNALFASALIGIISLVICTLVVLVIVSRVARPIERLKLEALRIATGDHARPDHLTGPREVTKLRDALFGISLKMRSKLLAAQEASARHEQKNARQLLEDALVSDGTSPVTLVDNDALLVIWLGSTEERLDQMLHRRAMIALARRIEQTPTLSVAWEMLADGAHGGILVLDRQALSLHLKGEAIVSIHVGGEDGTDVPMRPGQKITLTGNEDLCLTDGAIPLKWRPGA
- a CDS encoding Crp/Fnr family transcriptional regulator; the protein is MNGVDLATTIAALRAISPFSLLGAGEILLIAEQARQRKFAAGHMLIPAGSVAATLFVAIDGVAETTIGPVGAVFDVPGLLFGLGARADVRAGAGGLTALVIAKPHVFTIARECPEFIVGLLDAPSGDRE
- a CDS encoding STAS domain-containing protein, with amino-acid sequence MEKYLNLRDTSSRSSSSLQRNPMHISEDIRGNALVISPVGRLDSNTAITLEAVLPARVQANAATIIDLAEVAYVSSAGLRVLLKGAKTAKSSGHRLVLSGLSESVQEVFDISGFSTIFQIEADVEAALSSIS
- a CDS encoding ATP-binding protein, which gives rise to MVADFSRTLSGDTTAFVALLEAIEVYLKEHDVPDLPRGRLMIAFDEVISNIRNHGGAQGHTPRIDVRIAIGDRSVEVEIRDDGIAFDPVDLKTPDTSLSIEEREIGGLGIHLVHALMDEVRYERQDGVNLLRLSLGFRLP
- a CDS encoding SET domain-containing protein-lysine N-methyltransferase: MTFVEEMDHRADKGIDMFSMASAVFAHDDTDAEIIEIAFLDDACGLGIRATAAISGGSEIHTFVGSISSEVSQHSLQVSDRRHIAETQYIGYLTHGCVPNSRLDMTRFALIAISDIAPGDVLTIDYSATEDRLYRQFPCHCGATGCRRWVTGRAETPDTAAMTYLNTLISQTA
- a CDS encoding diaminopimelate decarboxylase codes for the protein MTAFWWERHDLRYSERRLFFAGHDVATLADRADGPLFLYSAARVCENLERLESALASTGCPHRIYYAMKANRFEPLLEMLASNGGCGIDVCSPGELDHALACGFAARDISFTGTGVSNRDLDRILVHSELTINCDSIGMIRRIGERSPGRAVGVRVNPGLGIGYGDSERLIYAGARTTKFGIYREQWREALAMAQVHGLTVTSLHFHVGCGYLSQQLGRWEEALIASLSFLDDLPDVQTVNIGGGLGLPHCASDTPLDLPRWSAILRRHFQNRNVTVAVEPGDYLVKDAGLLLLTVTDVEQKRDTLFVSVDGGFNLHPEPVYYDLPCEPVACLPRDTDPAAWQAVTIAGNINEALDLWAQDHPMPTLQEEDHIALLNAGGYGAAMSSNHCMRGNFVQKLLPHTSNS